The Coregonus clupeaformis isolate EN_2021a chromosome 20, ASM2061545v1, whole genome shotgun sequence genome contains a region encoding:
- the LOC121533329 gene encoding ubiquitin carboxyl-terminal hydrolase 24-like isoform X2: protein METEEEQHMTTLLCMGFPDPVAIRKALRLAKNDINEAVALLTNESPGLGYGYEPMESGPAPGPCPSGDGETSGRTGTGGFDPPPAYHDVVESERNNDENGNCSGSSMEFPTTNLYELESRVFTDHWSIPYKREESLGKCLVAATCLAKHGLADADENCKRFMDRCMHEAFKKLLTSSAVHKWGTEIHEGIYNMLMLLVELVAERVKQEPIPVGLMGVLAMAFNPDNEYHFKNRMKACQRNWSEVFGEEAMFAVSPSNNYQKEPHGWLVDLVNLFGEMGGFTAIQAKLNTEEIEIGCVSALVQPLAVCAEYLNSSLVQPMLDPVIHKMITYVQNLEEKDLKDKRLVSIPELLSAIKLLCMRFQTALVTVVDDLRLDTLLRMLKTPHFSTKMNSLKEVTKLIEESTVSKTVKNAIDTDRLLDWLVENSVLSIALEGNIDQAQYCDRIKGIIELLGSKLSLDELSKIWMIQAGQSSTVIENIHTIMAAAAVKFNFEQLSHLFVLIQKSWEVESDRVRQKLLSLIGRIGREARSEATTGKVLEVLWELAHLPTLPTSLVQQASEEHLAILTDAYAVKETVKRCYIIKCIEDIKKTQTEEEGKTSDTQSSFLTGSWGKKKAKENSLAKSSQQGSPQAVWVVPALRQLHEITRSFIKQTYQKQDKSIIQDLKKNFEIVKLITGSLVVCHRLAVSAAGNNGLTGHTLVDGRYTYQEYLDGHLRFLAFFLQEASLYLVWNRAKELWDCLVSGPEVCELDREMCFEWFTKGQHDLESDVQQQLFKEKILKLEPYEITMNGFNLFKTFFENVNLCDHRLKRQGTQLCVERLDLAGMDFIWRIAMETPDEEIANEAIQLIITYSYTNLNPKMKKDSVSLHKKFIADCYKRLEAASSALGGPTLTHAVTRATKMLTATTMPTVATSVQSPSRSTKLVIIERLLLLAERYVITIEDLYSVPRTILPHGASFNGHPVSLHVTYESTKDTFTLEAHSNETIGSIRWKIAEHLNCPVDNVQIFANDSVLTMNRDQKLLSQLGFSDEQSLTVKSSGTGTPSGGSSESSVSASSSSSAVFNSAYAMEQEKSLPGVVMALVCNVFEMLYQLANLDEPRITLRVRKLLLLIPTDPEVQDALDNFVPKESSVWSHQKTLFTLGQGSGSRSPSLGSKQQHQPSAASILESLFRSSAPGMSTFRVLYNLEVLSSKLMPTSDDEMAKTSVKSFCENFLKAGGLSLVVNVMQRDSIPSEVDYETRQGVYSICLQLARFLLVGQSMPSLLDDDVIREGDTLSSRPFRNAGRPGRQLSLCGTPEKSSYRQMSLSDRSSIRVEEIIPAARVAIQTMEVGDFTSTVACFMRLTWAAAAGRLDLVGSPQPIRPEHSSLLPLVVRSRVSSTGSNCSSSSEGEAPPTALHAGICVKQQSVSIKDCIIAREALSLLVTCLQLRTQQLGSFYNLPCVSDFIIDILLGSASGEIRHVACDQLYTLSQSDTSAFPEIIKPNVFLLRVVLTSQLPLWSPTSVMRGVNQRLLSQCTEYFELRCQLLDDLTSSEMEVLSVSAAAMLEDEISWLDNFEPSWSSEMETSEADNILQAGHLRLIKTLLSLCGTEKEQLGPSLIQQLLDDFLFRASRIILNTSNPASSSPPSHDFHPKCSTASSRLAAYEVLVMLADSSVANLQLITRELLSMHHQSDPSLSKEFDFLPPVDSCSVSGFVGLKNGGATCYMNAVFQQLYMQPGLAEAFLSIEDNTQQPDESVFCQVQSLFGHLMESKLQYYVPENFWKIFKMWNKELYVREQQDAYEFFTSLVDQLDEHLKKIGREQIFKNTFQGIFSDQKICKDCPHRYEREETFMALNLGVTSCQSLEISLDQFVRGEVLEGTNAYYCEKCKEKRTTVKRTCIKSLPSVLCIHLMRFGFDWESGRSIKYDEQIRFPWVLNMEPYTVSGMARQDGGAEGGDGRAEPGGSPRKKVTISENYELVGVVVHSGQAHAGHYYSFIKDRRSARGRWYKFNDNVVEEFDMNDETLEYECFGGEYRPKVYDQSNPYPDVRRRYWNAYMLFYQRISDQNSPVLPKKSRVSAMRQEAEDLTLSAPSSPDVSPQSSPRPPRANNDRLSVLTRLVRKGEKKGLFVEKMPARIYQMVRDENLKFMKNRDVYNSDYFNFTLSLASVNATKLKHPAYQAMARESLQLAVHFLFHTYLHTKKKLRVDTEEWMATVEVLLSKSSEACHWMAQYLVEPEGREITKVCLLECGVREVRVVVAAILEKTLESALHFADSGLDSLTDALLSLLDKDVPENVKHCNQYFSLFSNFAQRGSGPCQLLLKHSAYRRMLIFLLGPNRQNNQNRRWSPAQAREFLHLHSTLALMTLHSDLNTQHTHDQGVCKLNVSSVPASSLLLHLNADIMASLFTPEGQPYLLEVMFAVRELSGPLTVLIEMVTYCSFCNEPFSLGVLQLLKTQLETAPPHELKNVFQLLQELLVVEDPLQTQRLKYAFESEKGLLALMHQSNNVDSSRCYQCVKFLVTLAQKCAPAKDYFKDLSGHWSWAVQWLQKKMSEHYWTPQSNVSNETSTAKTFQRTISAQDTLAYATALLNEKEPSGSSNGSDGSPANENADRSLRQGSESPMMLGDSKSDLEDVDP from the exons AGGAATAATGATGAGAATGGGAACTGTTCCGGGAGCAGTATGGAGTTCCCCACCACTAACCTGTATGAACTGGAGAGCAGAGTGTTCACTGACCACTGGTCCAtcccctacaagagagaggagtCATTGGGCAAATGTCTGGTCGCAGCCACCTGCCTAGCTAAACACG GTCTGGCGGATGCAGATGAGAACTGTAAGCGGTTTATGGACCGGTGTATGCACGAGGCCTTTAAGAag CTCCTGACCAGTAGTGCGGTCCATAAGTGGGGGACAGAGATCCATGAGGGGATCTATAACATGTTGATGTTACTGGTGGAACTGGTGGCTGAGAGGGTCAAACAGGAACCCATACCTGTTGGGCTGATGGGAGTACTGGCTATG GCCTTTAACCCAGACAATGAGTACCACTTTAAGAACCGTATGAAGGCATGTCAGAGGAACTGGAGCGAGGTGTTTGGAGAGGAAGCCATGTTCGCTGTTTCACCTAGCAACAACTACCAGAAG GAGCCTCATGGTTGGCTGGTAGACTTGGTCAATCTG tttggAGAGATGGGAGGGTTCACTGCTATCCAGGCTAAACTCAATACAGAGGAGATAGAGATCGGG tgtgtgtccGCTCTGGTCCAGCCTCTAGCTGTGTGTGCAGAATACCTCAactccagcctggtgcag cccATGTTGGATCCTGTTATCCATAAGATGATCACCTATGTTCAGAACCTTGAGGAGAAGGATCTCAAAGACAAG AGGCTGGTGAGCATCCCAGAGCTGCTGTCGGCCATCAAGCTGCTGTGTATGAGGTTCCAGACCGCCCTGGTCACTGTGGTGGACGACCTGCGCCTGGACACTCTGCTACGCATGTTGAAGACTCCTCACTTTTCCACCAAAATGAACTCCCTCAaagag GTGACTAAGCTGATTGAGGAGAGTACTGTGTCTAAGACAGTGAAGAATGCCATTGACACAGACCGACTGCTGGACTGGCTGGTGGAAAACTCTGTCCTTTCAATAGCACTGGAGG GTAACATAGACCAGGCCCAGTATTGTGATCGAATAAAAGGCATCATTGAGCTGCTGGGCAGTAAACTGTCTCTGGACGAGCTCTCCAAGATCTGGATGATACAGGCAGGACAGTCGTCCACGGTGATTGAGAACATCCACACCATCATGGCTGCGGCTGCCGTCAAGTTCAACTTCGAGCAGCTCAGCCACCTGTTTGTCCTTATACAGAAG AGCTGGGAGGTGGAGAGTGACCGTGTGAGGCAGAAGCTGCTCAGTCTGATCGGGAGGATTGGTAGAGAGGCCCGCTCTGAGGCCACCACAGGGAAGGTGCTGGAGGTGCTGTGGGAGCTAGCCCACCTGCCCACCCTGCCCACCTCCCTGGTACAGCAGGCCTCTGAGGAACACCTGGCCATCCTCACTGATGCATACGCTGTGAAGGAGACTGTCAAACGCTGCTACATCATCAAATGTATAGAGGACATCAAGAag ACTCAGACTGAGGAGGAGGGTAAAACCAGCGACACTCAGAGCTCATTTCTTACTGGCTCCTGGGGCAAGAAGAAAGCCAAAGAAAACTCATTGGCCAAA tcttCTCAACAGGGCAGTCCCCAGGCAGTCTGGGTGGTTCCAGCTCTGCGGCAGCTCCATGAGATCACACGCTCCTTCATCAAACAGACCTACCAGAAACAGGACAAG AGCATCATCCAGGACTTGAAGAAGAACTTTGAGATCGTCAAGCTGATTACAGGATCTCTGGTGGTCTGTCATCGACTAGCGGTGTCTGCCGCTGGGAACAATGGACTGACCGGTCACACATTGGTGGACGGACGATACACCTACCAGGAG TATCTAGATGGCCACTTAAGGTTCCTGGCCTTCTTCCTCCAGGAGGCCAGCCTCTACCTGGTCTGGAACAGAGCCAAAGAACTATGGGACTGCCTGGTCTCTGGACCCGAAGTCTGCGAGCTGGACAGAGAG atgtgttttGAGTGGTTCACTAAGGGCCAGCATGATCTGGAGAGTGATGTTCAGCAGCAGCTCTTCAAAGAGAAGATCCTCAAACTGGAGCCCTACGAGATTACTATGAATG GCTTTAATCTGTTTAAGACCTTCTTTGAGAACGTCAACCTGTGTGACCATCGCTTGAAACGCCAGGGGACTCAACTG tgtgtggagcGGCTAGACCTGGCTGGGATGGACTTTATCTGGCGCATCGCCATGGAAACACCTGACGAGGAGATTGCTAACGAGGCCATCCAGCTAATCATCACCTACAGCTACACCAACCTCAACCCCAAGAtgaagaag GATTCTGTGTCTTTACACAAGAAGTTCATTGCGGATTGTTACAAACGACTGGAG gcGGCCAGTTCAGCTCTAGGAGGGCCCACGTTGACTCATGCTGTTACCAGGGCAACCAAGATGCTGACGGCCACCACCATGCCGACTGTAGCCACGTCTGTCCAATCGCCTTCCAGGTCCACCAAGCTGGTGATCATTGAGAGGCTGCTGCTATTGGCTGAGCGTTATGTCATCACTAtcgag GACCTGTACTCTGTGCCTCGTACCATTCTACCTCACGGAGCGTCGTTCAATGGCCACCCTGTCTCTCTGCATGTCACCTATGAGTCCACCAAAGACACCTTCACACTGGAGGCCCACAGTAACGAGACTATAGGCAGCATCCGCTGGAAGATCGCTGAGCATCTCAACTGTCCAGTCGACAACGTCCAGATCTTTGCCAACGACAGCGTG ttGACTATGAACCGGGACCAGAAGCTGTTGTCCCAGCTGGGGTTCAGTGATGAGCAGTCTCTGACAGTGAAGAGCTCCGGCACAGGCACGCCCTCTGGTGGCAGCTCAGAGTCCTCTGTCTCCGCTTCCTCCTCCAGCTCCGCTGTCTTCAACTCAGCCTACGCTATGGAACag GAGAAGTCCCTTCCAGGTGTTGTCATGGCGTTGGTGTGTAACGTGTTTGAGATGCTTTACCAGCTGGCCAACCTGGATGAACCACG GATAACCCTGCGTGTGCGTAAGCTGCTGCTGCTGATCCCAACAGACCCAGAGGTTCAGGACGCTCTAGATAACTTTGTTCCCAAAGAATCCAGTGTCTGGAGTCACCAG aAGACATTGTTCAccctgggtcaggggtcaggctCTCGGTCTCCATCTCTGGGTTCTAAGCAGCAGCACCAGCCCAGTGCTGCCTCCATCTTGGAATCACTCTTCAGATCCTCTGCTCCCGGGATGTCCACCTTCAGAGTCCTCTACAACCtagag gtGTTGAGTTCTAAGTTGATGCCGACCTCAGATGATGAGATGGCTAAGACCAGTGTCAAGTCTTTCTGTGAGAACTTCCTGAAAGCGGGAGGACTCAGTTTGGTGGTAAACGTGATGCAGCGAGACTCTATTCCCTCTGAGGTGGACTATGAAACCAGACAGGGTGTCTACTCTATCTGTCTACAACTGgccag GTTCCTATTGGTTGGCCAAAGTATGCCGTCGTTGCTGGATGATGATGTCATCCGAGAGGGCGACACGCTGTCTAGTCGGCCATTCCGTAACGCGGGGCGACCAGGGAGACAGCTGTCGCTGTGTGGAACGCCTGAGAAGAGCTCCTATAGACAGATGTCTCTGTCTGACCGCTCCTCCATCAGAGTAGAGGAGATCATCCCTGCTGCACGTGTAGCTATTCAG ACGATGGAGGTGGGGGACTTCACCTCGACGGTGGCGTGTTTCATGCGTCTAACCTGGGCAGCAGCCGCCGGCCGATTGGACCTCGTCGGCAGTCCTCAGCCAATCAGACCTGAACACAGCTCACTCCTCCCCCTCGTGGTCCGCAGCCGTGTCAGCAGCactg GAAGTAACTGCAGCTCCAGCAGTGAGGGCGAGGCGCCACCCACAGCGTTGCATGCTGGGATATGCGTGAAGCAGCAGAGTGTTTCTATTAAAGACTGCATCATCGCTAGAGAGgccctgtctctactggtcacctGTCTACAGCTACGGACACAGCAGCTAG GGTCATTCTACAACCTCCCCTGTGTCAGCGACTTCATCATCGACATCCTGCTGGGATCAGCCAGTGGAGAG ATCCGGCACGTGGCGTGTGACCAGCTGTACACTCTGAGCCAATCAGACACGTCTGCGTTCCCTGAGATCATCAAACCCAACGTGTTCTTGCTCCGAGTCGTCCTCACCTCCCAGCTGCCCCTCTGGAGCCCCACGTCTGTCATGAGAGGAGTCAaccagag GTTGCTGTCTCAGTGTACTGAATACTTTGAACTGCGATGTCAACTACTGGATGACCTGACCA GTTCGGAGATGGAGGTGTTGTCAGTGAGTGCGGCGGCCATGTTGGAAGATGAGATCAGCTGGTTGGATAACTTTGAGCCCAGCTGGAGCTCTGAGATGGAGACCAGCGAGGCTGACAACATCCTGCAGGCTGGACACCTCCGCCTCATCAAAACACTACTGTCACTCTGTGGCACCGAGAAGGAACAACtgg GTCCCTCTCTGATCCAGCAGCTGTTGGATGACTTCCTGTTCCGAGCGTCTCGCATCATCCTGAACACGTCTAACCCCGCCTCTAGCTCCCCCCCCAGCCACGACTTCCACCCCAAGTGCAGCACAGCCAGCAGCAGACTGGCAGCCTACGAGGTGCTGGTGATGCTGGCAGACAGCTCTGTGGCCAACCTACAGCTCATCACCAGAGAACTGCTGTCCATGCACCACCAGTCAGACCCCTCGCTCAGCAAGGAGTTTGAC TTCCTCCCGCCGGTGGACAGTTGTTCTGTGTCAGGGTTCGTAGGGTTAAAGAACGGTGGAGCCACCTGCTATATGAATGCTGTGTTTCAGCAGCTGTACATGCAGCCTGGCCTGGCTGAGGCCTTTCTGTCTATAGAGGACAACACACAGCAGCCAGACGAGAGTGTGTTCTGTCAGGTCCAGTCTCTGTTCGGACATCTGATGGAGAGCAAGCTGCAGTACTACGTTCCTGAGAATTTCTGGAAG aTCTTTAAGATGTGGAATAAGGAGCTGTATGTACGAGAGCAACAGGATGCCTATGAGTTCTTCACTTCACTGGTGGACCAGTTGGACGAGCACCTCAAG AAAATTGGCCGTGAACAGATCTTCAAGAATACTTTCCAGGGAATCTTCTCTGAtcagaagatctgcaaagactgCCCTCACCG GTATGAGCGAGAGGAGACGTTTATGGCGCTGAACCTGGGTGTGACTTCCTGTCAGAGTCTGGAGATCTCATTGGACCAGTTCGTCAGGGGGGAGGTGCTAGAAGGAACCAATGCCTACTACTGCGAAAAGTGCAaggagaag CGTACCACAGTGAAGCGGACTTGCATAAAGTCCCTGCCCAGTGTTCTCTGTATCCATCTGATGCGCTTCGGTTTCGACTGGGAGAGCGGACGCTCCATCAAATACGACGAGCAGATCAGGTTTCCCTGGGTGCTGAACATGGAGCCCTACACGGTGTCTGGCATGGCTCGTCAGGATGGGGGGGCGGAGGGGGGAGATGGCCGGGCCGAGCCAGGGGGCTCACCCAGGAAGAAGGTGACCATCTCAGAGAACTACGAACTGGTGGGAGTTGTAGTCCACAGTGGACAGGCACACGCTGGACACTACTACTCCTTCATCAAGGACAGACg caGTGCTAGGGGAAGGTGGTATAAGTTTAATGACAACGTGGTCGAGGAGTTTGATATGAACGACGAGACTCTGGAGTATGAGTGCTTTGGAGGAGAGTACCGGCCTAAGGTCTACGACCAGT ctAACCCCTACCCTGACGTGCGGCGGCGGTATTGGAATGCCTACATGTTGTTCTACCAGAGGATCAGTGACCAGAACTCTCCTGTTCTCCCCAAGAAGAGCAGAGTCAGTGCCATGAGGCAAGAGGCAGAAGACCTCACact tTCGGCACCCTCTAGCCCAGACGTCAGTCCCCAGTCGTCCCCTCGGCCCCCCAGGGCCAACAATGACCGTCTCTCTGTCCTGACCCGCCTCGTACGGAAGGGAGAGAAGAAAGGTCTGTTTGTGGAGAAGATGCCTGCTAGGATCTACCAG atggtgaGAGATGAGAACCTGAAGTTTATGAAGAACAGAGATGTGTACAATAGTGACTACTTCAACTTCACCCTGTCACTGGCCTCCGTCAACGCG ACGAAGCTGAAGCACCCAGCCTACCAGGCCATGGCCAGAGAGAGTCTCCAGTTGGCGGTCCACTTCCTGTTCCACACCTACCTCCACACCAAGAAGAAGCTGCGGGTGGACACCGAGGAGTGGATGGCtacggtggaggtgttgctgtctAAAAGCAGTGAAGCCTGTCACTGGATGGCTCAGTACCTGGTGGAACCTGAGGGACGAGAGATCACCAA ggTGTGTCTGTTGGAGTGTGGGGTGAGGGAGGTGAGGGTCGTAGTGGCAGCCATCTTGGAAAAAACTTTAGAGAGTGCGCTCCACTTCGCTGACTCTGGATTGGACAGCCTGACCGATGCGCTCCTCTCCCTATTGGACAAAGACGTTCCTGAGAACGTCAAACACTGCAACCAATACTTCAGCCTCTTCAGCAACTTTGCTCAGAGG ggctCTGGTCCGTGCCAGTTGTTGTTGAAACACTCAGCGTATCGTAGGATGCTCATCTTCCTCCTCGGACCCAACAGACAGAACAACcag AATCGGAGGTGGAGTCCAGCCCAGGCCAGAGAGTTCCTGCACCTACACTCTACTCTGGCCCTGATGACTCTCCACTCAGACCtcaacacacagcacacacatg ATCAAGGTGTGTGTAAGCTGAATGTGAGCAGTgtccctgcctcctccctcctcctccacctcaacGCTGACATCATGGCCTCGCTCTTCACCCCAGAGGGACAGCCTTACCTGctggag GTGATGTTTGCAGTGCGGGAGTTGTCCGGCCCTCTGACTGTGCTGATAGAGATGGTGACGTACTGTTCCTTTTGTAACGAACCCTTCTCCCTCGGAGTACTACAGCTGCTCAAG acgcAGTTGGAGACTGCACCGCCCCATGAGCTGAAGAACGTGTTCCAGCTGCTGCAGGAGCTGCTG gtgGTGGAGGATCCTCTTCAGACTCAGAGACTGAAGTATGCCTTCGAGTCAGAGAAAGGCCTGCTAG CATTGATGCACCAGAGTAACAACGTGGACAGCAGCCGCTGCTATCAGTGTGTCAAGTTCCTGGTTACCCTGGCACAGAA gtgTGCTCCTGCTAAGGACTATTTTAAAGACCTGTCTGGTCACTGGAGCTGGGCAGTGCAATGGCTGCAGAAAAAG ATGTCGGAACACTACTGGACTCCTCAGAGCAACGTGTCCAATGAGACGTCCACAGCCAAAACGTTCCAGCGCACCATCTCAGCCCAGGACACCTTAGCCTATGCCACAGCACTGCTCAACGAGAAGGAGCCGTCTGGCAGCAGCAACGGCTCTGACGGCAGTCCAGCCAATGAGAACGCCGACCGCAGCCTCCGACAG gGTTCCGAGTCTCCCATGATGCTCGGTGATTCAAAGAGTGATCTGGAGGATGTTGACCCTTAG